The Streptomyces sp. GSL17-111 region CTGCACCAGCAAGATCGGCGAGTACACCTACCGCGACATCGACCTGACCCCGTACAACTCCATCCGGCTCGACCCGTCCTGACCGAGAACCGTGCGGGGTCCCGCTCCCGAACCGGGGAGCGGGACCCCGCACGGCGTTCTCGCCTCCTCGCCGCGACGCGACCGGCCGCTTCGTCCCGCGCGGCGGCCGGTTCCGCCAAAGGCCGGCCTGCGCCGGACGCTTCCCTGCCCGCCCTCCACGCGGCCTCCTCCAGCGCGTACCCTGCTGCCACGGGCGTTTCGAACGTCTTGTGGGGGTGCCCCCGGCGGCGTTGTCGGTCGTCAGCGCGGTCCGCCGCGTTCCCGCCTCCGCCGTGCGACCGCACGCACCAGGGACCCCCGGCCGTGCCGTCCGGGCGGACGACGCTACGTTCGAAGCACCCCTGGCCCACCAGGCCGAACCGCTCTACGCGTCGAGGAGTCGCTAGCTTGGCCGCCAACGCGCTCGCCGTGTTCGGAGTCACCTCGGAAGAAGAGACGTTGTACCGGTTCCTCCTCCGCAATCCCGGTATCCGTGCGGACGAGGTCCACCAGAGGGTCGGAGCCCCCCGGGAGGCCGTCGAGCGCGGGCTGGAGCGGCTCCAGCACCTGGGACTGCTGCGCCCGGACGTCTCCGACCGGGGCCTCACCCCCACCAGCCCCGACATCGCGATGGCCCGGCTGATGGACCGTCGGCTCCAGGAGCTGCACGAGGAGATCATGCGGGTGACGACCTCCCGGTACGTCGTCGATCTGCTGCGCGCGGAGGTCGTCGAGGACGACGAGGCGTCGCCGCAGGGCGTGGAGCAGCTCGTGGACCTCGGGCAGATCCGCAACCAGATCGACGAGCTGGCGTTCTTCGCGCGCGAGGAGATCCTCTCCGTCGAGCCCTACACGCGGCTGACGCCGGAGAACATCACCCAGTCCCGGCCGCTGGACCTGCGCTGCCTGCGGCGCGGGGTGTCCATCCGCAACGTCGTGCGCAGCGACGCCCTGGAGCACGGGCCCACCGCCGCCTACCTGCGCGAGCTGGTGGCGCACGGCGCCCGGGTCCGGGTGGCCGACGACGTCACCGAGCGCATCCTCGTCTACGACCGACGCACGGCGCTCGTGCCCATCGACCCGGCGGACACCTCGCGGGGCGCGCTGGTGACGCGCGAGGGCGGGCTCGTGTGCAACATCATCGCGCTGTTCGAGAAGATCTGGGAGCAGGCCGACGATCTCCGGGCCAGCGGGGAGGGCGTCCGGACGCCGCCGGAGCTGACCGAGACCGAGCGGCGGGTGCTGCTGTCGATGGTCTCGGTGGGCAAGGACGAAGCGGGGGCCCGGGAGCTGGGCGTGTCGGTGCGCACCTACCGGCGGCACGTCGCCGACCTCATGCGGACCCTGGGCGCCGCCAGCCGGGTGCAGGCCGCCCTGATCGCCCGTGAGCGGGGCTGGGTCTGACCGATCCGCCGAGCTCCTCCGCCCACCCGCCCGGCTCCTCCGCCCACCCCCGTAGCGCGCGGTCGGCCAGGACGTCGGCGACGACCCGCCGCACGGCGGCCCGGCCACCGGTGCCCGGCAGGGCGACACGAAGCCGGATGCGGTCGGTCTCCACCTGCGGGACGCATCGCCAGTGCGAGGGCAGCAGCCCGAGCAGCCGGACCACCGTCGTCTGACCCACCGGGGCCGCGACCGAGCGGCGGACGACCACGATCTCGACGCGGCCGCCCCGCTCGGCGGCCGCTCCGCGCTCCCGGCACCCCTCAGCCCCGCCCCTCATCGCGTCCCTCCGCTCGCGGCGGGCCGACGCCCAACTCGTGCAGGGCGGCGCTCGCCAGCGCCCGCACCCCGGTGGGCAGCGCCGTGCGCACGTCCGGAGCGAAGTGCGGTGAGTGGTTGCCCGGCGGCCCACCCGGGCGGTCGGCGGCCGCACGCCACTCCCGGACGCCGGTCGCGCCCAGCATCCAGTAGCCCGTCCGCACCTGCCGGGCGCCGTGCAGCGCGTCTCCGGCGGGTCCGTACCAGGGGAAGTCCTCGGTGGCCGTCGCCGGATGCCACTCCAGCACGCGGGCGGCACCGAGGACGTCGGTGTGCACACGCCGCAGCGTGTCGGTGGTGCCCGGGTGCGGGAGGAGCGCCGGGGAGCGCGAG contains the following coding sequences:
- a CDS encoding LuxR C-terminal-related transcriptional regulator — its product is MAANALAVFGVTSEEETLYRFLLRNPGIRADEVHQRVGAPREAVERGLERLQHLGLLRPDVSDRGLTPTSPDIAMARLMDRRLQELHEEIMRVTTSRYVVDLLRAEVVEDDEASPQGVEQLVDLGQIRNQIDELAFFAREEILSVEPYTRLTPENITQSRPLDLRCLRRGVSIRNVVRSDALEHGPTAAYLRELVAHGARVRVADDVTERILVYDRRTALVPIDPADTSRGALVTREGGLVCNIIALFEKIWEQADDLRASGEGVRTPPELTETERRVLLSMVSVGKDEAGARELGVSVRTYRRHVADLMRTLGAASRVQAALIARERGWV